The nucleotide sequence GAAAAAGTTATCCGTGAAGCAAATCAAGCCGGGATTAAAAAAGTCTGGTTACAACAAGGATCACAATCTGATTCCGCTGTAAAATATTGTGAAGAGAATGGAATTGATTGTATTTCTAATGAATGCATTCTGATGTTCGCACAACCATCTGCTTTTATCCATCGAGCACATAAATGGATTTTGGGAGTATTAGGAAAACTTCCGGGTTGAACAATTGTGTCATCAGTTTTCCTAAAAAAATCAGCCGACTCTTTTATCAAACGAAAACATCCGTGGATTTTTTCGGGTGCGATTGAAAAAGTAGAAGGCAATCCTGCCAATGGGGAAACGATTCAAATTTTTTCTTCAAACAAAACACTGGTCGGTGTTGGGAGTTATTCGCCATCTTCACAAATCCGGGTAAGAGTTTGGTCATTTAATCCGGAAGAAAAAATCGATAAAGATTTTTTCAGAAAAAAATTTTTAGCCGCATCGCAATTCAGAAAACGAATTGTTGACACCTCACAAACAAATGCTTACAGAATAATAAATTCAGAGAATGATGGATTACCGGGTTTGATAGTTGACAGGTATGCAGATTATTTGATTTGCCAGTTTCTTTCTTCCGGGAGTGACTTTCATAAAAAAATAATTACCGAAACACTTGATGAAGTTTTTAACCCAATCGGAATATATGAAAGATCAGATGTTGAAATAAGAATTAAAGAAGGTCTCGAACCAACCAAAGGAACATTATCAGGAAAGGAACCAGACGATTTAATTCAGATTTTAGAAAACGGTTTGAAGTTTTCTGTTGATGTGAAGAACGGACATAAAACCGGATTTTATCTTGATCAAAGAGATAACAGAAAACTTGTTTCAGAATTTTCAAGAGGGAAAAACGTTTTAAATTGTTTTTCTTATACTGGTGGATTTTCAGTTTATGCCCTTTCGTCTGGGGCAAAAAATCTAACACAAATAGAGGCTTCAGAATCTGCTTTGGATTTATCAACAAAAAACATCGAATTAAATAATCCCGATGATTCAAAGATTGAAAATATTAGTGGTGATGTTTTTGAAGTCTTAAGAAAATTTCGTGATGAAAGAAGAACTTTTGATTTGATTATTCTTGACCCGCCAAAGTTTGCTGAGTCAGAATCACAAATTCAGAAAGCAAGCAGAGGATATAAAGATATTAATTTGCTTGCAATAAAACTTCTTAATCCGGGAGGAATACTTTTTACATTTTCCTGCTCAGGGCACATCTCGCAGGAACTATTTCAAAAAATTGTTGCCGATGCAGCACTCGATTCTGGAAGAGAAGTGAAAATTATTAAACAGTTAACTCAAGCTGCTGATCATCCGGTTGCTCTGAATTTTCCTGAAGGATTATATCTTAAAGGATTGATTTGTTGTGCTAATTGATAAATTAAAAAATCACTTCAACATCATCCCCGACAAGGTCGGGATTTCTGACCTATCTGCTGACAGGCAGGTTGTATGATCAGTTCATTTAATCAACAACATTTTTTTCACTGAAATAAAATCTCCGGCTTGTAACCGATAAACATACATTCCGCTTGCAATATTAGCTGCATTGAATTGAACCTCATAATAGCCTGGTTCTTGCTGTTCATTAACTAATGTAATGACTTCACTACCAAGTATATCATAGACTTTCAATGTTATGTTACTGACCACCGGTAACTGATAACTGATTACTGTACTTGGATTAAATGGATTCGGATAATTCTGCTCAAGCTTGAATTCTTTCGGCCCGACATAACTGAAGATAAATGTCTTTGTCATCATCAGTCCGTTTGCATCTGTTATCATAAAATCAATTGTATCTTTTTTTGTAATTGAAACATTTCTGCTTATATCAAATGTGAATGTTACTTCCGCTTCTTCTGTTGGTTCTATCCTCTCAATTGTTTGCTCTGATTGGTGAAATGTAATTCGCTCTTCCTGAAAGCCCCTCGTTTGGAGGGGTTGGGGAGGCATTACTTTGATATTTTCTGCAGGATTTGTTTCTGAAGTATTTGCAACTGTCAATGTTATTTCGTTGCCTTTTGTACCGGGTGTTACTTCGTAGATTGTTTGTCCCATCATTGTTCCGAATAATAATATGATGATTGCTATTGTTTTCACTTCATCCCTCCATACATATATCGTCCCTGACGGGACTTGATTTTTTTTGTTTTTTCTGTTTCTATAAATATGTCGCTCCTACGGAGCTATGAATCAGAACCTTCATCTTCATTTTTAATTTTACATTGTAAATTCTTAATTGTTAATTATTCATCACTTACGGACACGGAGTTGATTTACTATTGGCTGTTACACTTGCCTGATCCAGAGTCCAGGTTAAGTTTTTTCCGTTGAAATTTACACTGAATACATTTGTATGTGTGCCGGGCAGAAAAAGTTTTGGCTGTCCTCTGTCTATTGGATTTAGTAGAAACTTGTTTTTACTGCCAATCGGTACATAGATACTTACACCATTATCATTAACATATCCGAAATATGCTGTGTATGATCCTCCACCATTGTTTCGTACGCATTGGAGAGTTGGTTTAAATAACAGCATAGTGATCAGGTTATCAACTACTCGCAATGCAACTGTATCAGAGTTGATACCATAATTGCTTATCCAAACAGGAAAATTTCCGAGAGTTGACATCTCCATTCCGGTAATTGTGAAAGTAAGCACTGTGTCTGAAACGACTGTTGTTGTTTTTGCACTACCATTAAAATATGCAACTGATGAATCAGAGAAGTTCTCTCCTGTTGCAGTTACAGTTAAACCGGTTGGCGGGCTGCCACCCGAGACATATCTCAATATCACCTGAGGTGTAATTGAGGTTAATACTGGTGGAGTTACCGCCGGAAGATGTTCCAATAAATACTCTGTGTTAAATCTTAAAAGTGCATAAGCTTCGCTTGTAATATTTGCTGAACTATCTGCATTACATTCTTCAAGAACCGTGTGTAGTGTACTATCCACCCAAGGAACGTGATTACCCTGAAGAAGAATTTTAGCTGTTGTAAATAAGCTGTCGTATTTATCTGCAGTTGTTTGGTTTGCTATCCAATCAAGTTCGAAGGCGCGTTGGTTGTAGTACAACAATGTATCTACAAAATTCACTGCATCGAATGGCACAGGGGAATAAGCTGGTGATATCGAAAATTTTTGTTTTGAGTTAATGAATATATCATCATAATTATAATTATCTGTGTTCCATCCTTTAGAATAAAAATTGGAAATAGTTGGTAGCGTTTCTTGATGCGTTTTTAGACTGAATAGGACTTTAGAGTCACCGGGATTAATAAAATTGTAGCAATGAATATATTTTGAAGTCCATAATACAATTGCAGAACTATCAGGACGGTAGAGAATCCCCCAACATTCATTTGTCGTAAACAGATTAGATACCGCAACATCAATTTTTAATGCCATTTCGTCAATAGACTGAAAACTGGAAGACAAATTAGTCAAGGAATAAACATATTCTAATGAATCGTTAATATTAGAAACAGATGAGAAAACATAAAAATCCAATTTATCTTTAGGATAGAAGGCATCTTCTAACGGTTGTGGGGTGTTTTGCCATTTACCATAGAATTCACCGTTCCAACTAAATGTCCTTAGTACGAAACCGTTATATTCGGTGATATGAAGAGAATCCTCATAATTTAATGGATAAGCGTAACCTTGAATTTCCCATATTCCATCTCCTTCAACATCTGCTAATCTAAAAACACCATTTGAACTTAT is from Ignavibacteriota bacterium and encodes:
- a CDS encoding 23S rRNA (cytosine(1962)-C(5))-methyltransferase RlmI (SAM-dependent;catalyzes the methylation of cytosine at position 1962 of the 23S rRNA); its protein translation is MVSSVFLKKSADSFIKRKHPWIFSGAIEKVEGNPANGETIQIFSSNKTLVGVGSYSPSSQIRVRVWSFNPEEKIDKDFFRKKFLAASQFRKRIVDTSQTNAYRIINSENDGLPGLIVDRYADYLICQFLSSGSDFHKKIITETLDEVFNPIGIYERSDVEIRIKEGLEPTKGTLSGKEPDDLIQILENGLKFSVDVKNGHKTGFYLDQRDNRKLVSEFSRGKNVLNCFSYTGGFSVYALSSGAKNLTQIEASESALDLSTKNIELNNPDDSKIENISGDVFEVLRKFRDERRTFDLIILDPPKFAESESQIQKASRGYKDINLLAIKLLNPGGILFTFSCSGHISQELFQKIVADAALDSGREVKIIKQLTQAADHPVALNFPEGLYLKGLICCAN
- a CDS encoding T9SS type A sorting domain-containing protein, producing MMGQTIYEVTPGTKGNEITLTVANTSETNPAENIKVMPPQPLQTRGFQEERITFHQSEQTIERIEPTEEAEVTFTFDISRNVSITKKDTIDFMITDANGLMMTKTFIFSYVGPKEFKLEQNYPNPFNPSTVISYQLPVVSNITLKVYDILGSEVITLVNEQQEPGYYEVQFNAANIASGMYVYRLQAGDFISVKKMLLIK
- a CDS encoding IPT/TIG domain-containing protein produces the protein MKQKIFFLIVISFCLLEITFTNAQSYPPGVTEELFTTIDNRVKEIIDEDLYVTDVLNVDSSLGFELGSHWPDVGIIEDSNELLKSCYVFLASVANYSAIEDSIGGVIGIFKNNQILWHTDNMIKKNYELLKSGYIWSIKDLNRDGSLEIMTSWISRISYDIWSDGGRSPLMYLWIVSWNGTEGIILNDVDNSGVSTLQISSNGVFRLADVEGDGIWEIQGYAYPLNYEDSLHITEYNGFVLRTFSWNGEFYGKWQNTPQPLEDAFYPKDKLDFYVFSSVSNINDSLEYVYSLTNLSSSFQSIDEMALKIDVAVSNLFTTNECWGILYRPDSSAIVLWTSKYIHCYNFINPGDSKVLFSLKTHQETLPTISNFYSKGWNTDNYNYDDIFINSKQKFSISPAYSPVPFDAVNFVDTLLYYNQRAFELDWIANQTTADKYDSLFTTAKILLQGNHVPWVDSTLHTVLEECNADSSANITSEAYALLRFNTEYLLEHLPAVTPPVLTSITPQVILRYVSGGSPPTGLTVTATGENFSDSSVAYFNGSAKTTTVVSDTVLTFTITGMEMSTLGNFPVWISNYGINSDTVALRVVDNLITMLLFKPTLQCVRNNGGGSYTAYFGYVNDNGVSIYVPIGSKNKFLLNPIDRGQPKLFLPGTHTNVFSVNFNGKNLTWTLDQASVTANSKSTPCP